The following coding sequences lie in one Silene latifolia isolate original U9 population chromosome 5, ASM4854445v1, whole genome shotgun sequence genomic window:
- the LOC141657102 gene encoding pre-mRNA-processing factor 19 produces MNCSISGELPDEPVVSKKSGLLFEKRLIERHISDFGKCPVTGEPLTMDDIVTLKAGKIVKPRPVQAASIPGMIGMFQNEWDSLMLSNFALEQQLHTARQELSHALYQHDAACRVIARLKKERDEARTLLAQAERQIPMYADTGNAVHAPLSNGKRVADGEDLGPGGKKLRPGISSDIIAELTDCNAVLSQQRKKRTIPATLAPIEDLERYTQISSYPLTKTNKPGILCVDIYHSKDIIATGGIDTNAVVFDRGSEQILSTLSGHSKKVTSIKIVPQDESLVITGSADKTVRLWHGLDDGTYDCRHVLRDHTAEVQAVTVHATNKYFVSASLDNSWCFYDLASGRCFSQVTDSSNSEGYTSAAFHPDGLILGTGTTDAIVKIWDVKSQANVAKFDGHVGPVTAMSFSENGYFLATAAHDGVKLWDLRKLKNFRSFPSPDPDTSTNSVDFDHSGSYLAVASSDTRVYQVASVKSEWNCLKTLPDLSGTGKATSAKFGRDAKYIAVGSLDRNLRIFGLPTEDGAPES; encoded by the exons ATGAACTGCTCAA TTTCCGGTGAACTGCCGGATGAACCTGTTGTTTCGAAGAAATCTGGACTTCTTTTCGAGAAACGGTTAATCGAACGCCATATTTCG GATTTCGGAAAATGTCCAGTGACAGGCGAACCACTGACTATGGATGACATTGTTACACTTAAAGCGGGCAAG ATAGTGAAGCCTCGACCTGTTCAGGCTGCCAGTATTCCTGGGATGATTGGCATGTTTCAGAAT GAATGGGATAGTCTGATGCTATCAAATTTTGCTCTGGAGCAACAGTTGCATACTGCCCGTCAAGAACTGAGCCACGCTCTTTACCAG CATGATGCTGCCTGCCGTGTGATAGCAAGGCTAAAGAAGGAAAGAGATGAGGCAAGAACATTATTGGCTCAGGCAGAAAGGCAAATACCCATGTACGCTGATACCGGTAATGCAGTACACGCGCCCCTGAGCAATGGAAAAAgag TTGCTGATGGCGAGGATTTGGGTCCCGGAGGAAAGAAACTGCGACCAGGAATTTCTTCTGATATTATTGCAGAGCTCACCGACTGCAATGCAGTACTTTCACAGCAGCGTAAAAAGCGGACG ATACCTGCAACCTTGGCTCCTATTGAGGATTTGGAACGGTATACCCAGATTTCCAGCTATCCCCTTACAAAAACCAACAAACCTGGCATTCTATGTGTTGATATCTACCATTCTAAG GATATCATTGCGACAGGAGGGATTGATACAAATGCAGTTGTCTTCGATAGGGGATCTGAGCAGATCTTATCAACGCTCAGTGGTCATTCAAAGAAG GTTACTAGCATTAAAATTGTTCCACAAGATGAGAGCTTAGTTATAACAGGATCAGCAGATAAG ACTGTACGACTATGGCATGGGTTGGACGATGGAACTTATGATTGTAGGCATGTTCTAAGGGACCACACAGCAGAG GTGCAAGCTGTTACCGTCCATGCAACCAATAAGTACTTTGTATCAGCTTCTCTCGACAACTCGTGGTGTTTCTATGACCTTGCAAGTGGTCGTTGTTTCTCACAG GTGACTGACTCATCAAATTCGGAAGGGTACACATCTGCAGCCTTCCACCCAGATGGTCTCATCCTTGGAACTGGCACTACAGATGCCATTGTCAAGATTTGGGATGTAAAATCTCAG GCCAATGTTGCAAAGTTCGATGGGCATGTGGGCCCTGTCACAGCAATGTCTTTTTCAGAAAATGGATATTTCCTTGCG ACTGCAGCTCATGATGGTGTTAAGCTTTGGGATCTGCGTAAATTAAAGAATTTCCGATCTTTCCCATCCCCTGATCCAGATACTTCGACAAACTCTG TTGACTTCGATCATAGCGGGAGTTACCTTGCAGTTGCTAGCTCGGATACAAG AGTATACCAAGTTGCAAGTGTCAAGTCAGAATGGAATTGTCTAAAGACCCTACCTGATTTATCTGGAACAG GTAAAGCAACATCTGCCAAATTTGGACGGGATGCAAAATACATAGCCGTGGGATCATTAGATCGTAACCTACGGATATTCGGTTTGCCAACTGAAGACGGTGCGCCTGAATCTTGA
- the LOC141655112 gene encoding uncharacterized protein LOC141655112, translated as MSHAKFSDFVKANWSNDQPLFPFIHEFADHLQDWNKIFFHNIFAKKRSLERRLLGVQRKLASNGPNYIFKYELKLKQQLDAVLREEEILWFQKSRMEAICDGDRNTRLFHLSTIIRRKHNRIEGFQDSLGNWTWDATQIKGMVLDFFRDLFVGPSSAINLEGITLGSFPQLTTVEMEKLNRNYLLTDIQCALNQMSSFKAPGPDGFQALFY; from the coding sequence ATGAGCCATGCTAAATTTTCGGATTTTGTCAAGGCCAATTGGAGTAATGATCAACCTCTGTTTCCGTTCATCCACGAATTTGCAGACCATCTTCAAGATTGGAATAAAATATTTTTCCATAATATTTTCGCGAAAAAGAGGAGTTTGGAACGTCGTTTGCTAGGAGTTCAACGTAAACTTGCAAGCAATGGTCCAAACTATATCTTTAAATATGAACTGAAGCTGAAGCAACAACTCGATGCAGTCCTTAGGGAGGAAGAGATCCTCTGGTTTCAGAAATCTCGCATGGAAGCTATTTGTGATGGTGATCGGAATACTAGACTTTTTCACTTGAGCACGATTATTCGTCGCAAACATAATAGAATTGAAGGTTTTCAAGACTCTCTGGGTAATTGGACTTGGGATGCAACACAAATCAAAGGAATGGTTCTTGATTTTTTCCGGGATTTATTTGTCGGCCCATCTTCTGCTATTAATTTGGAAGGCATAACCTTGGGTTCATTTCCGCAATTAACAACAGTGGAGATGGAAAAATTAAACCGCAATTATCTGCTAACGGATATCCAATGCGCGTTAAATCAAATGTCCTCTTTCAAAGCCCCGGGACCAGATGGGTTTCAAGCGTTATTTTATTAA